In Roseicyclus marinus, the genomic window ATAAGATGCAAATGCGTAAATCAGAAGTCCAACGGCAACCCACCAGACCTGATCGGGCGTCAAGTCGCGTAAGCCCAAGCTCCAGCTTTCATCGTTCAAGTCAAAGCATCCCACTGCAAACATGGTTGCAGCGAAAGCCATCAGCCGGAAATGCGCTGCGGCGGTGTTTCTTGAAATCAGCTCTTGTCCTGAAATACGCACAGCAAAACCCTACGAACCGCTAAACAAGACACCTGTTCCGCTTATGGAACCCATTTCTGAGCTACTTGGGTTCAATTGACACCCCTCACCCAAACACCTCCACGAACTCCCGCCATTCCCCCTTGCTCATGCCCGATGTCTCCTGCGTCACGGCCTCCCCCGCCAGGCGCCGCCGGATCACCTCGACCCCCTTGGCGCTGACCGACACGCCGCCCATCCGGTAATCGGCGAATGCCGCATAGGCCAGCGGCACCCAATCGGCCACCAGCTTGCACATCAATTCCGCATAGACCCGGATTTCATACTGCGCATGGGCATCGGCCCTCAGCCGCAGGAAATGGAACAGGTTGTGCAGATCGGTCTTCCAATACCATTGCGTGTAGACATTGGCGGGCAGGTTCATCCGCGCCAATTCGCGCGCCAGCCCCTGCTGGCCGTCTTGTGACAGCATCGCCTCGTAATGGTCATAGGCCCGCATCGCATCGCCCTTGAGCATCTCGAGCACCCGGGCGGCCTCCGCCCCTTCCAGCACCGCCCCCCGGCCCTGGTTGTTCACCGTCGATTGCGCCGCCAGCTGACCCGGCTCGGGGATGTAGAATTCCCGGTCCAGGATCGAATACCGCGCCGAATATTCGTTCACATTGGCCGTCCGGTGCCGGATCCATTGCCGCGCCACGAAAACCGGCAATTTGACGTGGAACTTGACCTCGCACATCTCGAACGGCGTCGAATGCCAATGCCGCATCAGGTAGCGGATCAGCCCCTCGTCATTCGACACATGCTTGGTG contains:
- the thyX gene encoding FAD-dependent thymidylate synthase; this translates as MPLTQEAQAEIDAARASARPTLRAVSEGMEAQLYTAHPVLDHGFVRVIDYMGDDSAIVQAARVSYGAGTKHVSNDEGLIRYLMRHWHSTPFEMCEVKFHVKLPVFVARQWIRHRTANVNEYSARYSILDREFYIPEPGQLAAQSTVNNQGRGAVLEGAEAARVLEMLKGDAMRAYDHYEAMLSQDGQQGLARELARMNLPANVYTQWYWKTDLHNLFHFLRLRADAHAQYEIRVYAELMCKLVADWVPLAYAAFADYRMGGVSVSAKGVEVIRRRLAGEAVTQETSGMSKGEWREFVEVFG